The Musa acuminata AAA Group cultivar baxijiao chromosome BXJ1-3, Cavendish_Baxijiao_AAA, whole genome shotgun sequence genome window below encodes:
- the LOC135616427 gene encoding serine/threonine-protein phosphatase 7-like — translation MGEPSVPCPHIALSWPPDGSVTLEWIRRLTAILDWSSRNLPPSDLPTLLPSPVLLRILLAASDVLHKEPNCVRVQADDDLSGVVVVGDVHGQLHDVLFLLEDAGFPGEDRLFVFNGDYVDRGAWGLETFVLLLAWKVFLPHRVFLLRGNHESKYCTSVYGFENEVMVKYGDQGKQVYRKCLRCFEGLPLASIIADCIYTAHGGLFRSMNITPSKRSKGKKGQKIVTNSNTSSLKLGSLEELSKARRTVLDPPWEGSNLIPGDVLWSDPSLGLGLSPNEERGIGLLWGPDCTEEFLKKNQFKLIIRSHEGPDARVKRHNLTGMDSGYTIDHDVESGKLITLFSAPDYPQFQASKERYNNRGAYIVLRPPDFSTPFFHTFEAIKPRPQVSAYYDYEEVIDSDEELDLKSMNNGSSTEGVASGQTD, via the exons ATGGGAGAGCCCTCGGTTCCTTGCCCCCACATCGCTCTTTCTTGGCCTCCGGATGGCTCTGTAACGCTCGAATGGATCCGACGTTTGACGGCCATCCTCGATTGGTCCTCGCGCAACCTCCCGCCCTCCGATCTCCCCACACTCCTTCCCTCTCCTGTCCTCCTTCGTATCCTTCTTGCCGCCTCCGACGTCCTTCACAAAGAGCCCAATTGTGTGAGAGTTCAAGCCGACGACGACCTCAGCGGCGTTGTTGTTGTTGGGGATGTTCATGGACAGCTCCACGATGTCTTGTTCTTGTTGGAGGACGCAGGTTTCCCAGGAGAGGATCGGCTGTTCGTCTTCAACGGTGACTATGTGGATCGAGGCGCGTGGGGGCTTGAGACCTTTGTTCTTCTGCTTGCATGGAAG GTTTTTTTGCCACATCGAGTGTTTCTTCTCCGTGGCAATCATGAGTCCAAATATTGCACTTCGGTGTATGGATTTGAAAACGAAGTAATGGTTAAGTATGGAGACCAAGGCAAGCAAGTTTACAGGAAATGCTTAAGATGTTTCGAAGGTCTTCCCTTAGCTTCTATCATAGCAGATTGCATATATACAGCTCATGGAGGACTTTTTCGCAGCATGAATATTACTCcatcaaagagatcaaaagggaaaaaagGTCAAAAGATAGTCACTAATTCTAATACAAGCTCTTTAAAGCTAGGTTCCTTGGAAGAGCTATCAAAAGCAAGACGAACCGTGCTTGACCCCCCATGGGAAGGATCAAACCTGATTCCTGGTGATGTACTGTGGTCTGATCCATCATTAGGTTTGGGTCTTTCTCCGAACGAAGAGAGGGGCATTGGTTTACTATGGGGTCCTGATTGCACTGAAGAATTCCTCAAGAAAAATCAGTTCAAG TTGATTATCAGGTCACATGAAGGCCCTGATGCAAGGGTTAAACGGCATAATCTCACCGGGATGGATTCAGGGTATACAATTGATCACGACGTGGAATCTGGAAAGCTGATTACTCTGTTTAGTGCTCCAGATTATCCCCAATTTCAG GCCAGTAAGGAGCGATACAACAACCGGGGTGCATATATTGTGCTGCGGCCACCAGATTTTTCTACACCTTTTTTCCATACTTTTGAAGCCATAAAACCGAGGCCTCAG GTGAGTGCCTACTACGACTACGAAGAAGTAATCGACTCGGACGAAGAGTTGGATTTGAAATCCATGAACAATGGCTCCTCGACCGAAGGTGTGGCTTCTGGCCAGACAGATTAG
- the LOC135616451 gene encoding AT-hook motif nuclear-localized protein 10-like isoform X1, which translates to MEVRSETGIMSAREPFDVAMQKSSTQNQPAIQSMRLAYTQDGTAIYKPVTSNSPSSPPSTSPTTLSYQGGGRGGGSTGSGVEGPSPVMASHGLNINIGEPVKRKRGRPRKYGPDGIVALAPTSAAASVPPGASGCSPLFPGTTKPASWADPTKKARGRPSGSGKKQQMAALGSAGIGFTPHVITVKTGEDVSSKIMSFCQHGPRAVCILSANGAISNVTLRQTATSGGTVTYEGRFEILSLSGSFLLSESGGQRSRTGGLSVSLAGTDGRVLGGGVAGLLTAASPVQVIVGSFIADGRKETKKTNPLEPMSAPGKLVPAGTSGPSSPPSRGTLSESSGGPGSPLNQSTGTYNNSDQQGLSNMPWK; encoded by the exons ATGGAAGTGAGATCAGAGACAGGAATTATGTCTGCTAGGGAGCCCTTTGACGTTGCCATGCAGAAAAGCTCGACGCAGAACCAGCCGGCGATCCAGAGCATGCGGTTGGCCTATACGCAGGATGGTACAGCGATATACAAGCCAGTGACCAGCAACTCTCCTTCGTCACCTCCTTCTACTAGTCCTACGACTCTCTCTTACCAAGGAGGAGGCCGAGGGGGAGGAAGCACTGGCAGCGGCGTCGAAGGTCCCTCTCCGGTAATGGCATCACATGGCCTAAATATTAACATCGGGGAGCCGGTGAAGCGGAAGCGAGGGCGGCCGAGAAAGTACGGGCCTGATGGCATCGTGGCCCTTGCTCCTACATCCGCTGCTGCTTCAGTCCCGCCAGGAGCCAGTGGATGCTCCCCTCTCTTTCCTGGGACAACTAAGCCAGCATCCTGGGCAGATCCTACCAAGAAAGCAAGGGGCCGGCCTTCTGGTTCCGGCAAGAAGCAGCAGATGGCTGCTTTAG GATCAGCAGGGATTGGATTTACTCCTCATGTTATTACAGTGAAGACTGGAGAG GATGTATCATCAAAAATTATGTCATTTTGTCAGCATGGTCCCCGTGCTGTTTGCATTCTTTCAGCAAATGGTGCAATATCTAATGTAACTCTTCGTCAAACCGCAACTTCTGGTGGAACTGTAACTTATGAG GGACGGTTTGAGATATTGTCATTATCAGGCTCATTTCTGCTTTCAGAGAGTGGTGGCCAGCGGAGTCGGACGGGTGGGTTGAGTGTTTCACTTGCTGGTACTGATGGACGCGTGTTGGGTGGGGGAGTGGCAGGACTACTGACTGCAGCATCACCTGTCCAG GTGATTGTGGGGAGCTTTATAGCTGATGGGAGAAAGGAAACGAAGAAGACGAATCCTTTGGAACCCATGTCTGCCCCTGGAAAGCTGGTACCTGCTGGGACATCAGGACCCAGCAGCCCTCCCTCGCGGGGCACTCTGAGTGAATCTTCGGGTGGGCCTGGGAGCCCGCTCAACCAGAGTACGGGAACATACAACAACAGCGACCAGCAGGGGTTGTCCAATATGCCCTGGAAGTAA
- the LOC135616435 gene encoding uncharacterized protein LOC135616435: MENADQTVRRRISRIHDHVAASAASDEALPPSPHLFPMNCSSTLSTLMQRRDNRLLFARQTPASRGRFMQQVEMSQDTGSGGSQPNTLPNCFRSGGSASFQNPGEPLFSRKTMFDSTAPSSRTETPMKQDSMFSSYEAPLFARENSARIEKQQLRCGGRRSCRGIEWSPRMDVTESGPKYVVTVELPGVRATDVQVEVDDDSLRIMGKRLVSQWRVANGCEGWKPTYHQREILEGPYRVAWPLPKDVNKDGVSAELMDGFLRVTLPKL; encoded by the exons ATGGAGAACGCCGATCAGACGGTGAGGCGGAGGATCAGCAGGATCCATGACCACGTGGCTGCTTCTGCCGCGTCCGATGAAGCCTTGCCACCCTCCCCCCACCTCTTCCCCATG AACTGCAGCAGTACTCTCAGCACTCTGATGCAGAGGCGTGACAACAGACTGCTATTTGCACGGCAAACTCCTGCCTCTCGTGGTCGCTTCATGCAACAAGTCGAAATGAGTCAG GATACTGGATCCGGTGGTTCTCAGCCTAACACGCTTCCTAATTGTTTTCGTTCTGGAGGCAGTGCTTCTTTCCAGAATCCTGGAGAACCCTTGTTCTCCAGAAAGACCATGTTTGATTCTACCGCACCATCATCTAGAACTGAGACGCCCATGAAACAAGATTCCATGTTTTCTTCGTATGAGGCTCCATTGTTCGCCAGAGAAAATAGTGCAAGGATCGAAAAGCAGCAGCTTCGTTGCGGCGGAAGACGGTCTTGTAGAG GCATCGAGTGGTCTCCTCGAATGGATGTGACAGAATCTGGGCCAAAATACGTTGTGACGGTGGAACTTCCTGGTGTCCGCGCCACTGACGTTCAGGTGGAGGTGGACGATGACAG CTTGAGGATCATGGGAAAACGCCTGGTGAGCCAGTGGAGGGTGGCCAATGGTTGTGAGGGTTGGAAACCAACCTACCATCAAAGGGAGATCTTAGAGGGCCCATACCGAGTTGCTTGGCCTCTTCCCAAAGATGTGAACAAGGATGGTGTTTCAGCTGAACTCAT GGATGGCTTTCTTCGAGTCACTCTTCCTAAGTTGTAA
- the LOC135616443 gene encoding protein PIN-LIKES 3-like isoform X1 has product MFISLFGLQSRRKADDMGLLKLFVTASVPVLNVLLVTGVGSFLATGQVGILCHEARKHLNNVVFYVFNPALVSTNLSRTITMESLVLLWFMPINILLTFIIGLAFGWVVIQITNAPSHLKGLVLGCCAAGNLGNMLLIIVPAICKERGSPFGASDVCTTYGLAYASLSMAIGAIFLWSFVYNIVRISSGATEGKATSYSDTQEQQIIQETEKLVPQSCLDRTLPIEHTYLPGDECVLTLSASEIPQNELKVSFSDKARQLLSNILKIIDLKKLFAPSTIGVIIGFIIGVVPQIRKAVIGETAPLRVIQDSADLLGEGAIPTLTLIMGGNLIKGLRGSGIRFSLILGVVIVRYIVLPLVGILVVKGAINLGLLHQDPLYHFILLLQYALPPAMNIGTITQLFGAGESECSVIFLWTYSLASVSLTLWSTYFMWLVSTD; this is encoded by the exons ATGTTTATTTCTCTTTTTGGTTTGCAG AGTCGTAGGAAAGCAGATGATATGGGTCTTCTGAAACTTTTTGTTACAGCATCTGTGCCGGTTCTGAATGTGCTTCTGGTGACTGGTGTTGGGTCATTTCTTGCAACAGGTCAAGTTGGCATTTTATGTCATGAAGCAAGGAAACATCTGAACAAT GTTGTGTTTTACGTGTTTAATCCAGCTCTTGTATCTACCAACTTATCTAGGACAATTACAATGGAAAGCTTGGTCTTATT GTGGTTTATGCCAATCAACATACTTCTGACTTTCATCATTGGTTTGGCATTCGGATGGGTTGTAATCCAAATAACAAATGCTCCATCCCATTTAAAGGGACTAGTTCTGGGATGCTGTGCTGCTG GCAATTTAGGAAATATGCTTCTCATCATTGTCCCTGCCATTTGTAAAGAACGAGGTAGCCCATTTGGAGCTTCAGATGTTTGTACTACTTATGGGTTAGCATATGCTTCTCTTTCAATGGCT ATAGGTGCTATCTTTCTGTGGTCTTTTGTATACAATATAGTGAGGATATCTTCAGGTGCTACAGAGGGCAAAGCTACTTCATATAGCGACACACAGGAGCAGCAGATTATACAAGAAACTGAGAAGTTGGTCCCTCAAAGCTGTTTAGATAGGACGCTTCCAATAGAACACACATACTTACCTGGAGATGAATGTGTTTTGACTTTGTCTGCCTCCGAGATACCTCAGAATGAATTGAAG GTGTCATTCTCGGATAAAGCAAGGCAGCTGctgtcaaatattttgaaaattattGACTTAAAAAAGCTTTTTGCGCCATCAACTATTGGTGTG ATCATTGGATTTATAATTGGAGTAGTTCCTCAGATTAGGAAAGCAGTCATTGGTGAGACTGCTCCTCTTCGAGTGATTCAAGACTCGGCTGATTTGTTGGG CGAAGGCGCGATTCCAACTTTGACCTTAATAATGGGAGGAAATCTCATTAAAG GTTTACGAGGTTCAGGCATTCGATTTTCGCTCATTCTTGGAGTCGTAATAGTTCGTTATATCGTGTTGCCGCTAGTAGGCATATTAGTAGTCAAAGGGGCAATTAACTTGGGTCTGCTGCatcaagaccctttatatcacttCATTCTTCTCCTGCAATATGCACTTCCACCAGCAATGAACATAG GCACTATAACTCAATTGTTTGGGGCTGGTGAAAGTGAATGCTCGGTTATTTTTCTCTGGACATATTCCCTGGCTTCAGTTTCACTCACCTTGTGGTCAACTTATTTCATGTGGCTTGTGTCCACCGACTGA
- the LOC103977000 gene encoding cyclin-dependent kinase B2-1 produces the protein MVTATIQLPQQIRAMDAFEKLEKVGEGTYGKVYKAREKATGKIVALKKTRLPEDDEGVPPTTLREVSLLRMLSVDPHIVRLLDLKQGQNKEGQTILYLVFEYMDTDLKKYIRSFRQVHEMIPPKAVKILMYQLCKGLAFCHGRGVLHRDLKPHNLLMDRKSMMLKIADLGLSRAFTIPLKKYTHEILTLWYRAPEVLLGATHYSTPVDIWSVGCIFAELVTTQALFPGDSELQQLLHIFRLLGTPNEEVWPGVSRLTNWHEYPQWSPKSLSSAVPTLEANGLDLLSKMLQYEPSKRISAKKAMEHPYFDDVNKASY, from the exons ATGGTGACAGCGACGATCCAGCTGCCACAGCAGATCCGGGCGATGGATGCATTCGAGAAGCTGGAGAAGGTTGGCGAAGGAACGTACGGGAAGGTATACAAGGCTAGGGAGAAAGCCACCGGCAAGATCGTCGCCCTCAAGAAGACCCGCCTCCCCGAGGACGACGAGGGCGTCCCCCCCACTACCCTCCGCGAGGTCTCCCTCCTCCGCATGCTGTCCGTCGATCCCCACATCGTCAG ACTGCTGGATCTCAAGCAAGGTCAGAACAAAGAAGGACAGACCATTCTGTATTTGGTATTTGAGTACATGGACACTGATCTAAAGAAGTACATCAGAAGCTTCCGCCAGGTTCATGAGATGATCCCGCCCAAAGCTGTCAAG ATTTTGATGTATCAACTCTGCAAAGGACTTGCTTTCTGTCATGGCCGCGGTGTGCTGCACAG AGATCTAAAGCCTCACAATCTTTTAATGGATCGGAAGAGTATGATGCTAAAAATTGCAGATCTTGGACTGAGTCGAGCTTTCACTATTCCGCTCAAGAAGTATACGCATGAG ATCCTGACTCTCTGGTATCGAGCTCCGGAAGTGCTCCTTGGGGCCACACATTATTCAACACCAGTCGATATTTGGTCAGTTGGCTGTATATTTG CTGAACTAGTTACCACCCAAGCACTCTTTCCTGGCGACTCTGAACTGCAGCAGCTGCTACACATCTTCAG GTTGCTTGGTACTCCGAATGAAGAAGTTTGGCCCGGAGTAAGCAGATTAACGAACTGGCACGAGTATCCACAGTGGAGCCCCAAGAGCCTGTCATCAGCCGTGCCTACTCTGGAAGCCAATGGGTTAGACTTGCTTTCG AAGATGCTGCAGTACGAGCCTTCCAAGCGGATTTCAGCAAAGAAAGCTATGGAGCACCCGTACTTCGACGATGTAAATAAGGCTAGTTACTGA
- the LOC135616451 gene encoding AT-hook motif nuclear-localized protein 10-like isoform X2 has product MEVRSETGIMSAREPFDVAMQKSSTQNQPAIQSMRLAYTQDGTAIYKPVTSNSPSSPPSTSPTTLSYQGGGRGGGSTGSGVEGPSPVMASHGLNINIGEPVKRKRGRPRKYGPDGIVALAPTSAAASVPPGASGCSPLFPGTTKPASWADPTKKARGRPSGSGKKQQMAALGSAGIGFTPHVITVKTGEDVSSKIMSFCQHGPRAVCILSANGAISNVTLRQTATSGGTVTYEGRFEILSLSGSFLLSESGGQRSRTGGLSVSLAGTDGRVLGGGVAGLLTAASPVQVSLSVTCDCGELYS; this is encoded by the exons ATGGAAGTGAGATCAGAGACAGGAATTATGTCTGCTAGGGAGCCCTTTGACGTTGCCATGCAGAAAAGCTCGACGCAGAACCAGCCGGCGATCCAGAGCATGCGGTTGGCCTATACGCAGGATGGTACAGCGATATACAAGCCAGTGACCAGCAACTCTCCTTCGTCACCTCCTTCTACTAGTCCTACGACTCTCTCTTACCAAGGAGGAGGCCGAGGGGGAGGAAGCACTGGCAGCGGCGTCGAAGGTCCCTCTCCGGTAATGGCATCACATGGCCTAAATATTAACATCGGGGAGCCGGTGAAGCGGAAGCGAGGGCGGCCGAGAAAGTACGGGCCTGATGGCATCGTGGCCCTTGCTCCTACATCCGCTGCTGCTTCAGTCCCGCCAGGAGCCAGTGGATGCTCCCCTCTCTTTCCTGGGACAACTAAGCCAGCATCCTGGGCAGATCCTACCAAGAAAGCAAGGGGCCGGCCTTCTGGTTCCGGCAAGAAGCAGCAGATGGCTGCTTTAG GATCAGCAGGGATTGGATTTACTCCTCATGTTATTACAGTGAAGACTGGAGAG GATGTATCATCAAAAATTATGTCATTTTGTCAGCATGGTCCCCGTGCTGTTTGCATTCTTTCAGCAAATGGTGCAATATCTAATGTAACTCTTCGTCAAACCGCAACTTCTGGTGGAACTGTAACTTATGAG GGACGGTTTGAGATATTGTCATTATCAGGCTCATTTCTGCTTTCAGAGAGTGGTGGCCAGCGGAGTCGGACGGGTGGGTTGAGTGTTTCACTTGCTGGTACTGATGGACGCGTGTTGGGTGGGGGAGTGGCAGGACTACTGACTGCAGCATCACCTGTCCAGGTCTCTCTTTCTGTCACAT GTGATTGTGGGGAGCTTTATAGCTGA
- the LOC135616443 gene encoding protein PIN-LIKES 3-like isoform X2, with the protein MGLLKLFVTASVPVLNVLLVTGVGSFLATGQVGILCHEARKHLNNVVFYVFNPALVSTNLSRTITMESLVLLWFMPINILLTFIIGLAFGWVVIQITNAPSHLKGLVLGCCAAGNLGNMLLIIVPAICKERGSPFGASDVCTTYGLAYASLSMAIGAIFLWSFVYNIVRISSGATEGKATSYSDTQEQQIIQETEKLVPQSCLDRTLPIEHTYLPGDECVLTLSASEIPQNELKVSFSDKARQLLSNILKIIDLKKLFAPSTIGVIIGFIIGVVPQIRKAVIGETAPLRVIQDSADLLGEGAIPTLTLIMGGNLIKGLRGSGIRFSLILGVVIVRYIVLPLVGILVVKGAINLGLLHQDPLYHFILLLQYALPPAMNIGTITQLFGAGESECSVIFLWTYSLASVSLTLWSTYFMWLVSTD; encoded by the exons ATGGGTCTTCTGAAACTTTTTGTTACAGCATCTGTGCCGGTTCTGAATGTGCTTCTGGTGACTGGTGTTGGGTCATTTCTTGCAACAGGTCAAGTTGGCATTTTATGTCATGAAGCAAGGAAACATCTGAACAAT GTTGTGTTTTACGTGTTTAATCCAGCTCTTGTATCTACCAACTTATCTAGGACAATTACAATGGAAAGCTTGGTCTTATT GTGGTTTATGCCAATCAACATACTTCTGACTTTCATCATTGGTTTGGCATTCGGATGGGTTGTAATCCAAATAACAAATGCTCCATCCCATTTAAAGGGACTAGTTCTGGGATGCTGTGCTGCTG GCAATTTAGGAAATATGCTTCTCATCATTGTCCCTGCCATTTGTAAAGAACGAGGTAGCCCATTTGGAGCTTCAGATGTTTGTACTACTTATGGGTTAGCATATGCTTCTCTTTCAATGGCT ATAGGTGCTATCTTTCTGTGGTCTTTTGTATACAATATAGTGAGGATATCTTCAGGTGCTACAGAGGGCAAAGCTACTTCATATAGCGACACACAGGAGCAGCAGATTATACAAGAAACTGAGAAGTTGGTCCCTCAAAGCTGTTTAGATAGGACGCTTCCAATAGAACACACATACTTACCTGGAGATGAATGTGTTTTGACTTTGTCTGCCTCCGAGATACCTCAGAATGAATTGAAG GTGTCATTCTCGGATAAAGCAAGGCAGCTGctgtcaaatattttgaaaattattGACTTAAAAAAGCTTTTTGCGCCATCAACTATTGGTGTG ATCATTGGATTTATAATTGGAGTAGTTCCTCAGATTAGGAAAGCAGTCATTGGTGAGACTGCTCCTCTTCGAGTGATTCAAGACTCGGCTGATTTGTTGGG CGAAGGCGCGATTCCAACTTTGACCTTAATAATGGGAGGAAATCTCATTAAAG GTTTACGAGGTTCAGGCATTCGATTTTCGCTCATTCTTGGAGTCGTAATAGTTCGTTATATCGTGTTGCCGCTAGTAGGCATATTAGTAGTCAAAGGGGCAATTAACTTGGGTCTGCTGCatcaagaccctttatatcacttCATTCTTCTCCTGCAATATGCACTTCCACCAGCAATGAACATAG GCACTATAACTCAATTGTTTGGGGCTGGTGAAAGTGAATGCTCGGTTATTTTTCTCTGGACATATTCCCTGGCTTCAGTTTCACTCACCTTGTGGTCAACTTATTTCATGTGGCTTGTGTCCACCGACTGA